CCGCGGACCACGACATCGCTCTGGTCACGGCCGCGCGGGCGGCGGGCGTCCGTAAGATCGTCAAGCTCTCCGCCATTGGCAGCGGTGAGCGGTTCGACGGGGCGACCGTTGGCGCGTGGCACCTCGCCGCGGAGGAGGCGATCGAGGCCGGCGGGCTCGTGTGGACGATGCTCCGCCCGCCGAGCTTCGCCTCGAACTTCTTGTGGTACCGGGCGCTGATCCAGGCCGGAGAGCCGATCCCGAACCTGGTCGCCGACTCCCGGCAGGCCATCGTCGACCCGAGGGACGTGGCAGCGGTCGCCGTCGCTGCCATGACCAGCGATGCACATGACGGGCAACGGTACGACCTGACCGGGCCAGAGCTGCTGACGTTCGCCGACCAGGCGGCGATCCTGGAGCGCGTGCTGGAACGGCCGGTCAAGATCACCGACACGAATGCGCTCGACCAGTTGCCGGCCGGGATGAGGACTGGCATCGGCTGGGCGCGCGCCGGCAGTGCGGCCTACGTCACCGACCACGTGCCGCGAGTGCTCGGCCGACCGGCGGGCACCTTCGAGCAGTGGGCACGCGACCACCGGGAGACATTCGCGGCGATGCCGTAACCCACTGCCACAGGGGTTCGGTCAGCCCCGATGGCAAGGCAGACACAGGTCTCCCGGTGATCACAGAGTCCCGCAACTCCATGATTACCAGGCTTTGTTGCTCTTCCGCTTCCGCGCTGCCCCATCGAGCCTCCTATCCGCGCGAGTTCTGAGTTGCTGCGATAGTTGAAGCATGGGGAAAGGAACCCGAAGTCAGAGCGAGCGGGACGCCATCACGGTGGAGATCGGCTACGCGCTGGTCAGCGCCGTTCTTCTCGCGGCCGTAGTGCTCGCGGTGACGGCTGGCCCGGCAGCTCTTTGGACGCTTCCTCCAGCTGTCGACGGACCTCTGCTCGTGACAGGTCCTTTGATGGCCGGAGTGGTCGCGGTGACGCGTGTGGTGTATGTGCTGCGGCAGTACGCCCGGCATCAACCTGCGCGTCCGGACGGCGATTAGCTCATCGCCGCCATCTGTCGTGAGGGGCCGTCGGTTTGCCGGTGGCCCCTCTCTGCCTGTCCGGAGCGGAGACTTCGG
This sequence is a window from Streptomyces sp. NBC_01775. Protein-coding genes within it:
- a CDS encoding NAD(P)H-binding protein, with the protein product MILVTGATGTIGSHVVRLLTERGVPFRAMSRRERPGGVRADFDDPASLARAVTDIDTVFLVTVPPVPTADHDIALVTAARAAGVRKIVKLSAIGSGERFDGATVGAWHLAAEEAIEAGGLVWTMLRPPSFASNFLWYRALIQAGEPIPNLVADSRQAIVDPRDVAAVAVAAMTSDAHDGQRYDLTGPELLTFADQAAILERVLERPVKITDTNALDQLPAGMRTGIGWARAGSAAYVTDHVPRVLGRPAGTFEQWARDHRETFAAMP
- a CDS encoding DUF6332 family protein, with protein sequence MGKGTRSQSERDAITVEIGYALVSAVLLAAVVLAVTAGPAALWTLPPAVDGPLLVTGPLMAGVVAVTRVVYVLRQYARHQPARPDGD